The genomic DNA GCTCCTTGCTGTTCATATTCCGGGAGGATAGAAAGGGGTCACCATATCCAATGGACCTCTTTTCAACAACCTCCGTGCCAAAACCCGCTCTCAAAGGGGGTGCGCCGTTGGCGGATCGGATGCGGCCCAAGACGTTGGATGAAGTCTTGGGGCAAAAACATCTGGTCGGGCCGGACGGAGCTCTCCGTGTGGCTCTCGATCAAAGAAAGATTCAATCGTTCATCCTTTGGGGGCCGCCCGGTTGCGGAAAAACGACGATCGCCCGGATCATCGCGGAACAGAGCGGATTTCTGTTCGTCCCGTTTTCCGCCGTTCTCTCCGGGATCAAAGAGGTCCGGGAGGTCATGGCCCGGGCGGAAAAATCGCGGGCCCGAGGCGAGCGGCAGACGGTCGTGTTTATCGACGAAATCCATCGATTCAACAAAGCGCAGCAGGATGCGTTTCTCCCTTTTGTGGAACGGGGAGATATCGTTCTGTTCGGCGCGACGACGGAGAATCCGTCGTTCGAAATCAACAGCGCGCTGCTTTCCCGCCTCCGCGTTTTTGTTCTCGATCCGTTATCGGTGGCCGATCTGGTCGCCCTCCTGAAGCGAACGATCGCGAACGACTCGGAAATCCGCATCGCCGGTGTCCGGGTGGCCGGCGACGTCCTGGACTATTTGGCGACGCGAAACCCCGGGGACGCCCGCGCGGTTCTCAATCTCCTGGAAGCCGCGGTGACGCTGGCCGGGAAAAACGGCGTGATCGATCGAGCAATCGTGGATCGCGCGGCCCAG from Bdellovibrionota bacterium includes the following:
- a CDS encoding replication-associated recombination protein A; amino-acid sequence: MDLFSTTSVPKPALKGGAPLADRMRPKTLDEVLGQKHLVGPDGALRVALDQRKIQSFILWGPPGCGKTTIARIIAEQSGFLFVPFSAVLSGIKEVREVMARAEKSRARGERQTVVFIDEIHRFNKAQQDAFLPFVERGDIVLFGATTENPSFEINSALLSRLRVFVLDPLSVADLVALLKRTIANDSEIRIAGVRVAGDVLDYLATRNPGDARAVLNLLEAAVTLAGKNGVIDRAIVDRAAQRVALLYDKIGEEHYNIISALHKSMRNGDADAALYWLGRMLEAGEDPLYIARRMIRFASEDVGNADPQALVLAVAAKDTVHFLGIPEGKLALAQLAVYLAAAPKSNAVYVAYGRVEDDLRAGRVYPVPLQIRNAPTKLMKELDYGKGYEYAHDSDDKTTALECFPEELKGRRYYEPEGSGSEKSVRERLKTWQEVRQRLRKK